A region of the Streptococcus suis genome:
AAAATAGAAGTATGATTAATCGAAATACTGAAAACCAATTTAAACTTGTGTCAAAATATGCACCGTCTGGTGACCAGCCCCAAGCCATTGAAACCTTGGTCGATAATATCGAGGGTGGAGAAAAAGCCCAGATTCTCATGGGGGCGACTGGTACTGGTAAGACCTACACCATGAGTCAGGTCATTGCCCGTGTCAATAAGCCGACCCTAGTCATCGCCCACAACAAGACCCTAGCTGGTCAGCTTTATAGTGAGTTCAAGGAATTCTTCCCAGAAAATGCAGTCGAATACTTCGTGTCTTACTATGATTACTACCAGCCAGAAGCCTATGTACCGTCTAGCGATACCTATATTGAGAAGGACAGTTCGGTCAATGATGAGATTGACAAACTCCGTCACTCAGCGACGTCGGCCCTGCTGGAACGAAACGATGTCATTGTAGTGGCTTCGGTTTCTTGTATCTATGGTTTGGGTTCGCCCAAGGAATATTCTGACAGCGTGGTCAGCCTGCGACCAGGTCAGGAGATTTCCCGTGATCAGTTGCTCAATTCTCTGGTGGATATCCAGTTTGAGCGGAACGACCTCGACTTCCAACGGGGACGCTTCCGTGTGCGTGGCGATGTGGTGGAGATTTTCCCAGCTTCCCGTGATGAACACGCCTTCCGTGTGGAATTTTTCGGCGATGAAATCGACCGCATTCGTGAGATTGAAAGCCTAACTGGTAAGGTCTTGGGCGATGTGGATCACTTGGCCATTTTCCCTGCCACCCACTTCGTGACCAACGATGACCACATGGAAACGGCCATTGCCAAGATTCAGACGGAGCTGGAAGAGCAGCTCAAGGTCTTTGAGGCAGAAGGAAAACTCTTAGAAGCTCAGCGATTGAAACAACGAACCGACTACGACATCGAGATGCTTCGAGAAATGGGCTACACCAACGGAGTCGAGAACTATTCTCGTCACATGGACGGGCGAAGCGAGGGCGAGCCTCCTTATACTCTGCTGGACTTTTTCCCTGAAGACTACCTGATTATGATTGACGAGAGCCACATGACCATGGGGCAGATTAAGGGGATGTACAATGGTGACCGCTCACGCAAGGAGATGTTGGTCAACTATGGTTTCCGCCTCCCGAGTGCACTGGATAATCGTCCGCTGCGCAGGGAAGAATTTGAGAGCCATGTCCACCAGATTGTCTATGTATCTGCGACGCCGGGTGACTATGAAATGGAGCAGACCGATACCATTGTCGAGCAGATTATTCGGCCGACCGGGCTTCTGGATCCTGAGGTGGAAGTCCGTCCAACCATGGGGCAAATGGACGACCTTTTAGGTGAAATCAATGCCCGTGTTGAGAAAGGTGAGCGGACCTTTATCACTACCTTGACCAAGAAAATGGCAGAGGACCTGACCGACTACCTGAAAGAAATGGGCGTCAAGGTCAAGTATATGCACTCGGATATCAAGACCTTGGAGCGTACGGAGATTATCCGTGATCTTCGCTTAGGTGTCTTTGATGTCTTGATAGGGATTAACCTCCTGCGTGAAGGGATTGACGTGCCAGAAGTCAGTCTGGTTGCTATCTTAGACGCAGACAAGGAAGGCTTCCTCCGTAATGAACGAGGGCTCATCCAGACAATTGGTCGGGCAGCTCGTAACTCTGAGGGTCATGTGATTATGTATGCGGACAAGGTCACAGAGTCCATGCGGAAGGCCATGGACGAAACAGCCCGCCGCCGTCAAATCCAGATGGCTTATAATGAAGAACATGGTATCATTCCACAGACCATTAAGAAAGAGATCCGTGACCTGATTAGCGTGACCAAGGCTGTCACTCAGGACAAGGAAGAAGTGGTGGACTTCAATGCTCTTAATAAAGATGAACGCAAGGCCATGATTAAGAAACTGGAAGGTCAAATGCAGGAAGCAGCAGAAGTGCTTGACTTTGAACTGGCAGCCCAGATTCGTGATATGGTCATTGAGTTGAAGAATATGTAGTAAGAGTTACTAGGTTCAGTGATTTAAGTAGAATGAAATTACAAGAGGCGGCAGGTAGAAATTGACCTGCCACCTTTTATAATACTTAAAATTTTTACTTGTGGACTTGGGAGTGGGAAAGAACTCAACTAGTCAAAAAGAGTTCGCCAACAATTTTTCGTTTTAAGTTGTTGAGCTGAAACAGTCTATCCCCAGACTGTTTCACTCCCACCCCTGCACAGCTCAAACTGTCTGGGAGACAGTTTGAGGTTGGAGATGAAGCGAACTCTGTTCGCATCAGTCGTATAGGTCAGATTTGGAGTGTGAAACACGAACTGCTGAGATTTGCTTTGCAAATCCTATCTCCAACCTTAAACAGTCCCCCAGACTGTTTAAGCCAATCAACCACTGCGCTGAGATGTTGATACGAACTCTGAGAAGTGGCTTTGGACTTTTTGCCCAGCCTCATCCCTATAAAAGGTTATAATGGTTTCTATACTATTTAGGGAATAGGGGGAGTTTTTATGAAAAATATTTTTGGTGAAAAACGATAGCGGTTCGGTTTTCGGAAACTGTCAATTGGACTTGTCTCGGCAGCTGTAGCAAGTTTGTTTTTTGCATCGTCGGTCGCAGCAGCACCGTCAGCTAGTGCTCAGTCTATCAATTATTCCTATGTGACAGAGCAAGAATTGACAGATGCAGAAAAGGAGTTGATTATTCGTGACTTGCCTGGTTTAGCTCAGGAAACGGATGCAAATTATTACCTGATCTATCGTCCAGCTACTGGCACAGCATCTACTCCATTGACAAGCACGTCTCAAGTTTTGCCAAATACTGGCTCTGTAGAAACCGGACTATTGGTGGTGGGTGGAGTGTCTCTCCTGTTATTAGCTGTTAGATTTGATAAAAAAGGTAAGAAGGAGTTGACGGCAATGTCATTAAGTTAACTAACCCACCACAAAACGTGATAGGTTAGTTAACTTAATGACATTGGGTCTTGTGCCAACTTGTTTTTTAATGTATACTAGAGGAAAAAATTCGGAGGTACATTAGATGATGATTAAACCACTGGAAACGAAAAGTGAAATGCTAGGTAAGGCCTATGTTCATTGGAAATCATGGCAGGAGGCCTATGCTGACTTGTTACCTCAGGAATTTTTAAAGAATACTTACACCTTAGAACGCTGTCAAGACTGGGCGGATCGGTATCCTCAGAATATCTTGATAGCTGTGATGGATGATAAGGTGGTTGGCTTTGCCTGTTACGGCTCGTCTAGTCAGGAGGATTTGCCAGGGGCAGGGGAGCTCTACGCCCTCTATGTCTTGGCGGACTATTATGATCAGAAGATAGGCTACCAGCTCATGCAGGCAGCTTTGGAAAAATTGCAGAGCTACGAAACCGTTACTCTCTGGGTATTGGAGGGGAATGCGCGTGCCGTTGCCTTCTATGAAAAAGTGGGCTTCCGATTTGATGGTGTCAAAAAAACGGTCAATTTAGGCGCAGAACGTACAGAATATAGAATGATTTTTAAACAGAAAGAGAGAGAAAATGGCTAGAAAAGAAATGGTCACTTTGACCAACATGTGTCTAATCGAAGATAAGAAAGGTAAGGTCGTTGTACAGATTCGAGATCCCAAGTGTTATCGTTGGTCTGGTGTTGCCTTTCCAGGTGGGGATTGTGTCATAATAATGACAGGTGCTTAAAACGCTGTCAAATCAAGGATTTGAGTGTTCTACAATCTGTCATTAAGGAGGAAAAATTTATTTTTTATTTATAATATCATATCGCACAAGCGAGGACATTTTAATAAGTGTTCCCGCTTTTTTATTTTCAGGAGGAATTCATGCAAAAGAAGGAACAATCATCACGCCAAATCGTGATGTGTCATCTCGTGGCTATTTTAGGAGTTGATATTGAGAAAGCAACTCATCTGGTTGATGAATCGGAACAAGTAGGTTTAATCCGATTTGATGAATTCGGAAATGTTGGACTTTTAGTCTTGGAGGGATAATCATGAAACGTATTACCGCTAATCAATATCAGACATCAGAGCGTTATTATAAACTCCCAAAAGTCTTGTTTGAGAGTGAACGTTATAAGGATATGAAGCTGGAAGTTAAGGTAGCCTACGCGGTTTTAAAAGATAGGTTGGAGCTGTCTTTGAGTAAAGGTTGGATTGATGAGGATGGGGCTATTTATTTGATTTATTCCAATTCAAATCTGATGGCACTTTTAGGCTGTTCAAAGTCAAAACTACTCTCTATCAAGAAAACCTTACGCGAATATGGCTTAATCGATGAAGTCCAACAGTCCTCTAGTGAAAGAGGTCGAATGGCAAATAAAATTTACTTGGGGGAATTGGAACATGAAACTACCCCAGTCTTACATACAGACGGGGCTAGTGTTAAAAAAATACTAGGGGGGGCTCAAAGAAAGACGGGGCCGGTCTTAAATTCAGCCCCTAGTGAGACTGAAGGAAGTGAAACTGAATATAGTGAAACTGAAGGGAGTGATTTCCTTATTGAGGACGAGGAGGAGAGGCAGCTAGTAGATGAGAAACAAGAAGAGAACTTTACTTCAAAAGTCGATGGCGTGACCAAGTACGATCGAGACTATATTTGGGGTTTGGTTCATGACCAGTTAAGACAGACAGGTCTATCTCAGTCGGCTAGTGACTATGCCATGATTTATTTTAGTGACCGTTATCAGTATGCTCTGGAACATATGCGATTTGCTCGGTCAGCGGAAGTAATAGCTGAATATGTATTTAATGGTGTGCTGTCAGAGTGGACCAAGCAACTGAGACGACAAGAAGTAAAGGGAGGTGATTAAGTTGATTTGGTGGATACTAGGCGGAATCTATCTGATTTCTATCATCATTTTGATTGTTGAAATCATCCGTGCACCAGAAATGGATGATCATATATAAGCAAGAGTTTTACAAGTGTAAGGCTCTTTTTTAGTTGGAAAGAGAGGAAAAATGAAATTTTTAGATTTATTTGCTGGGATAGGTGGTTTTAGGCTAGGGATGGAATCACAGGGGCATAAATGCCTGGGCTTTTGTGAAATTGATAAATTCGCTAGAACATCTTATAAAGCTATGTTTAACACAGAAGGGGAAATAGAATACCATGACATTAAAGAGGTCACAGACCATGACTTTAGACAATTTAGAGGGCAAGTGGACATCATCTGCGGGGGATTTCCTTGCCAAGCATTTTCACTCGCAGGCAGACGATTGGGATTTGAAGATACTCGAGGGACTCTCTTTTTTGAGATTGCTCGAGCGGCCAAACAAATCCAACCACGTTTTCTATTTTTGGAAAACGTCAAAGGCCTACTCAATCACGACGAGGGACGGACGTTCGCCACAATCCTCTCCACGTTGGATGAATTGGGGTATGATGTCGAATGGCAGGTGCTTAACAGTAAGGACTTCCAAGTCCCGCAAAACAGAGAGCGGGTCTTTATTATCGGACATTCTAGAAGATACCGTTCCAGATTCATATTTCCTCTCAGAAGAGAAAACAGCCCAGCTCATCTTGAAAGGCTAGGAAATATCAATCCCTCTAAACGTGGTTTGAATGGTGAAGTCTATCTGACGAATGGACTTGCTCCTACACTAACAAGAGGTAAAGGAGAGGGAGCAAAAATCGCCATTCCAGTCTTAACACCAGATAGACTTGA
Encoded here:
- a CDS encoding excinuclease ABC subunit B (The UvrABC repair system catalyzes the recognition and processing of DNA lesions. The beta-hairpin of the Uvr-B subunit is inserted between the strands, where it probes for the presence of a lesion), whose translation is MINRNTENQFKLVSKYAPSGDQPQAIETLVDNIEGGEKAQILMGATGTGKTYTMSQVIARVNKPTLVIAHNKTLAGQLYSEFKEFFPENAVEYFVSYYDYYQPEAYVPSSDTYIEKDSSVNDEIDKLRHSATSALLERNDVIVVASVSCIYGLGSPKEYSDSVVSLRPGQEISRDQLLNSLVDIQFERNDLDFQRGRFRVRGDVVEIFPASRDEHAFRVEFFGDEIDRIREIESLTGKVLGDVDHLAIFPATHFVTNDDHMETAIAKIQTELEEQLKVFEAEGKLLEAQRLKQRTDYDIEMLREMGYTNGVENYSRHMDGRSEGEPPYTLLDFFPEDYLIMIDESHMTMGQIKGMYNGDRSRKEMLVNYGFRLPSALDNRPLRREEFESHVHQIVYVSATPGDYEMEQTDTIVEQIIRPTGLLDPEVEVRPTMGQMDDLLGEINARVEKGERTFITTLTKKMAEDLTDYLKEMGVKVKYMHSDIKTLERTEIIRDLRLGVFDVLIGINLLREGIDVPEVSLVAILDADKEGFLRNERGLIQTIGRAARNSEGHVIMYADKVTESMRKAMDETARRRQIQMAYNEEHGIIPQTIKKEIRDLISVTKAVTQDKEEVVDFNALNKDERKAMIKKLEGQMQEAAEVLDFELAAQIRDMVIELKNM
- a CDS encoding N-acetyltransferase, translated to MLGKAYVHWKSWQEAYADLLPQEFLKNTYTLERCQDWADRYPQNILIAVMDDKVVGFACYGSSSQEDLPGAGELYALYVLADYYDQKIGYQLMQAALEKLQSYETVTLWVLEGNARAVAFYEKVGFRFDGVKKTVNLGAERTEYRMIFKQKERENG
- a CDS encoding DNA mismatch repair protein MutT, with the protein product MARKEMVTLTNMCLIEDKKGKVVVQIRDPKCYRWSGVAFPGGDCVIIMTGA
- a CDS encoding replication initiator protein, with the protein product MKRITANQYQTSERYYKLPKVLFESERYKDMKLEVKVAYAVLKDRLELSLSKGWIDEDGAIYLIYSNSNLMALLGCSKSKLLSIKKTLREYGLIDEVQQSSSERGRMANKIYLGELEHETTPVLHTDGASVKKILGGAQRKTGPVLNSAPSETEGSETEYSETEGSDFLIEDEEERQLVDEKQEENFTSKVDGVTKYDRDYIWGLVHDQLRQTGLSQSASDYAMIYFSDRYQYALEHMRFARSAEVIAEYVFNGVLSEWTKQLRRQEVKGGD
- a CDS encoding DNA (cytosine-5-)-methyltransferase, encoding MKFLDLFAGIGGFRLGMESQGHKCLGFCEIDKFARTSYKAMFNTEGEIEYHDIKEVTDHDFRQFRGQVDIICGGFPCQAFSLAGRRLGFEDTRGTLFFEIARAAKQIQPRFLFLENVKGLLNHDEGRTFATILSTLDELGYDVEWQVLNSKDFQVPQNRERVFIIGHSRRYRSRFIFPLRRENSPAHLERLGNINPSKRGLNGEVYLTNGLAPTLTRGKGEGAKIAIPVLTPDRLEKRQHGRRFKDNQDPMFTLTSQDKHGVVVAGNLPTSFDQTGRVFDISGLSPTLTTMQGGDKVPKILLREELPFLKIKEATKTGYAKATLGDSVNLAYPASTKRRGRVGKGISNTLTTSDNMGVVVAALEYRQDKWYEVTGIVLEGKLYRLRIRRLTPRECFRLQGFPDWAYERAESVSSKSQLYKQAGNSVTVTVIEAIAREFRRTEEEEKYEPTT